From Stigmatopora nigra isolate UIUO_SnigA chromosome 5, RoL_Snig_1.1, whole genome shotgun sequence, a single genomic window includes:
- the LOC144197250 gene encoding paired mesoderm homeobox protein 1-like → MQWDWRSQTHLLVNFIFVSLQVWFQNRRAKFRRNERAMLASKNASLLKSYSGEVTAVEQPIVPRPAPRPNDYLSWGNTATYSAMATYPPNCSNPNTSQGMNMANSIANLRLKAKEYSLNQVPTVN, encoded by the exons ATGCA GTGGGACTGGCGAAGCCAGACCCATTTGcttgttaattttatttttgtctcattGCAGGTTTGGTTTCAAAATCGGCGAGCTAAATTCCGTCGAAATGAACGTGCCATGCTGGCCAGCAAGAATGCTTCCTTGTTGAAATCCTACTCCGGAGAGGTTACGGCTGTGGAGCAGCCAATTGTACCACGCCCTGCACCACGCCCAAATGATTATCTTTCCTGGGGTAACACTGCTACATACAG tgccatggccacctatCCACCTAATTGCTCCAACCCTAATACTTCCCAGGGAATGAACATGGCTAACAGTATTGCAAACCTGCGGCTCAAAGCAAAGGAATACAGCTTGAATCAAGTTCCCACGGTCAACTGA